The following DNA comes from Pseudomonadota bacterium.
CGGCCGGGGGGGCCGCCTTCGTCACGCCCGTCGCCTCCCAGGCGTCGGGGTAGAGGTCGTAGACGAGCGGCACGACGCGCCGGCCGTGCCACGCGCCGGTCGCGACGAGGACGAGCGGGAGGAAGAACGGGTTGGTCGTGGGCACCAGGAAGCGATCCGATAAGAAGGCGGCACGGATCGCGGTTCTGGCCGGAAAGACGCCCATGGCGCCCGCGCGGGCTGCCGCACGGCCGAGCGGCCCTCGGTGCATCAGGTCGCGCCAGCGCTCCGGAGAAAAGAGGCTCTCGGTGCGGGCGCTCTGCCCCCCGGCCTCGAGCGAACGGACGAGGCGCTCCATGGGACCGCCGCCGACGCAGGAGAAGATCGCGACCTTCTTCATGTCAGGCCTGATATCTCATCGCGAGCTCCGGGCCAATCGCGGCTCCCCCTCTTCACACCAGATTGGACACAACCCGACCCCCCGCAAGTCTCCCCCCGACAACCCCGAGCTCTCCCCCCGACAACCACGCGCTCTCCGATCGACAACCCCGGGTTCTCCCCCCGACACCCCCCGCGCAGGATCTGCGCGGGCTGGGCTAGATCCGCCGTGGCGTCAACCACGGCGGAAACCCGGCGCCATTCCCCCGGCGGGGTCGATCCCCCGCCGGGTCCGGCCCAGCCCGGGCGGATTCCGCCCGGGGAAGGACGAGATCATCGCGGACCTGGAGCTGGCGCTGCGCGTGCGGGGCAATTCAGTATCCAGAGCCGATGGTCAAGGAATGCTCTCGCCACCGCACAAGGTCAGGATGGTGTTCACGAGGGACTTCAGCTCGACGCATTGTGAGACGGCCGCCGAAAGGTCATTGTCTCGAAGGATCCGTCCCGCGTCGCGCGGCTTGATATAGGACTTCCTTTTCTTGCCCGTGCGAAAGACCTCTTTGATTCGATGGGCGGGAGGCTTCTCGTGATTCACCTGCTCCGGAGATCCCTTCGGTGCGGATTTGTTGCTGCCCGCGAGGTGCTGAATCGACGGCCAATAGGGCAAGAGCCAGGCCTCGAAATCGTACTGGGCCGCGTGAGGGTGAAACCTCGGCTCGCCGCCGACCCACTCCCTCATCTTGGCGGCGGCGTCCCGCGCATCTTCGAACGCCGGCGGACGGCTCCCGGTGTAGACGTCGGTCAGCGCGATGACGTGATCGGCCCCGTCGCGAAGCAGGCCTTCCACAAGGCGTCGCAGCTTCCCGCCGGTGGGTATCCGGCCGTCGTAGGACAGGGGATCGATCCTGGGCATGCGGCCTTCGAGCCGGGCCTCGAGGAGCCTCTTCAGGTGGGGCAGGAACACCCGCTCGGTCTTTCCTTCGACGACCAGGGCGATCTTCATGACCGACCTCCCATCCTCCCCATCCGCCAGACCTCGTCGAGGCCGTAATCTTCGAGCCACCCGTCGAGGTCCATGGAGTCGGCCCATCTCGCGGTCGCGCTGCCGTCCTCGCAAACGTCCATCACGACGACCTCTTCCGGCTTCAGGAAACGGACCAGCCGGTCCGAGTGCGTGGCCACCACCAGCTGCGTCCGCGCCGAAGCCTCCCGCATGACCTCCGCGATGATGCTCAGCTGCTCGGGGTGCAGGCTGACCTCGGGCTCGTCGATCATGGTCACGGTGGAGAGCCCGGGGCTCTGAAGCAACGCAACCAGCCACAGGAACCTGAGCGTTCCCTCGGAGAGCTCGTGCGCGTAGAACGGCTTTCCGAAGGACTTGTCCTTCCAGGTCATGGCCAGCATCCCCGCGGCGACGGGCGGGAAGCCCAGCGCGTCGAACTCCCCGAACGCGGCCTTGAGGGTGTCTTCTATCGCCTCGTACCGGTCCGGATCGCTCTCCCTGAGGTAGTAGAGATACGGGACCAGATCCTCCCCGTCGGCGCCCGGCAGGATCGCCGGCTTCATCTGCTGCGGCGTCTTCACCGGGGCGCGCGGGCCGACGTCCAGCACGTGGTACTTCGTCGCCGAAGCCATGAGCCGGCGCAGCTCCTCCGGGTATTTGAACATCTTGGGCACCTGGAAGAGCGACGTCTCCAGGGGGCTGTGCTCCCAGTCGGGCCGGACGAGGCCCTTCCCGTCCACTTTGTAGTACTTGATGTCGCCGTCGACGGAGTCGATGTGCTTGAACGGCTGCTCATACCCCTGCCTGGCCTGGGTCAACGTCTCGCGGGAGATCGAGTACCCGGTCTCCTTGGGCGACAGCTCGAGCGCGTAGTCGAGCGGCTCGTCGTTCGGAACGCTCATGCTCAGCTGGAAAGAGATCGATCGCGCCCTGTCCCGGGTCGAGAGGCTCGCCAAGCCTCCCATGCCGTTCAACGTGCCGTTCAACTTCCCCCCGGCCGAGGCCGAGAGGAGCGAGAACGCATCCAGCAGCGAGGACTTCCCCACCCCGTTGGCGCCTAGGAGCACCATGATGGGCCTCATTTCGATGTCGACATCCATCAGTCTCCTGAACCCCTGGATGTGGATGCGGTTCATCTTCAACATCGCGTTACCTCCGCGTGGCGCTCGGTCTTCATCCTACTTGCCGGCTGAGCGGCACACAACTCCTCCTCGCGCCACGGCCTTCTGGCAGCACGCCGGTTGGGTGGTGCGGGTAGCCGCAGACGACCTCGACGTCCCAGCCGTTCTGCGAGAGGTGCGTCGCGAGCTCGCGCACCATCACCGAGGTGGGGTGGATTTCAGGGGGGAAGACCTGGGTGGAGATCAGGATGCGGGGCATGGTGTCAGCCTATCAGCAGCCGTTGCGTCAACCACGGCGGAAACCCGGCGCCATTCCCCCAGCGGGGTCGATCCCCCGCCGGGTCCGGCCCAGCCCGGGCGGATTCCGCCCGGGGAAACTGGTGGACGCGGAGGCGTTCAATATGCTGCGCAAGGTCAACAACCAGGTCAAGGCCCAGGTCGCCTTCGATCCGAAGCTGAAGGAGCGCTTCACCACCGTGGCGGAGTACTTCGCGAACGCGAAGCGGAAGGCCCCGATGCCGGAAGAGGTGTGAGGATCATTTGCTACGATTGGGCGTGTGGCGGCCACACGCTTCTTCAATCACTTCGCGAAGCCCAGAATAGAAGACTTCACCATCAAGGCGACGAGTGACCGTTGCTCTTGCAGCACGGCCCATTTCATCCAGCTTTTCTGGGCTGATCAGAGCGGACCGCATGGCATCTGCCAGTGCTTGCTCATCGCCTGACTTGAAAACGAAACCGTCTTCCCCTGCGGTGACAAAATTGGCGTTTCCTCCCGAATCACCAACCAAAACGGGTTTGCCGAGCGCCATCGACTCCAGTGTGGTATAGTCGAGAGCGTCCACCCACTCGGAAGGGTTCACGACCAGCCGCGAAGACCGTATCAACTCTCTCAGCCTGCCGCCCCACCGGATCTGCGTGTCGATCTCAATTCTGTCAGTCAATCCGTACTCGACTACTTGTCGACGAAAACCGGCAAGCTGTGTTTCCACGGTTACCCCGGCGACGAATAGTTTTTCGCCGGGAAGGTGTCGCAGCGCCCCTACCAGCGTCCAGACCCCTTTCGGGGGAACGATACCTCCGTAAAAAAGGATCGGTCCCTCTCCGAACCCTCGTCCCGTACGAATCGCAGACACATTCAAAGGGTGGGGAAGAACACGAATCCGAGTTTTCTCGATACCCACTGTTGCAGATACGAACTCGCGATTCGCTTCGGTGGGAACAACGTAGATTGTCGGAGTCCAGGGGACTCGCATCAGTGATGTGGTCAACGTGCGAGCGATAGCACCATAAACTGACCACGACAGCCGGCGATCGCACACGAAGCGCGCACCGTGGAAGTGCAGTCCTCCAGCGCATCTAGTGCAAACCGTCTTTTCCTTGATATTGTAGAATTGCCCTTGCGTGCACCAAGGTCGGTAGTCCACCAGCCACTGGACCACGGGAAGGCGACACGAGCTCAATTCCTGGAGCACGGAGGGCGTGAGCTGGTACTCGGGCTTGAGAACTATCGCCACATCGGGACGGAACTCCCGCACAGCTTCTCTAACCGCACGGCGTGCTGGAAAAGAATAGATTCCATACGCAGCCCACTTCAGACGATTCGAGAGGGCAGCTCCATCGAAAACGGTCGAGTCGAAACCATCCACCCGGAAATGAACAGAACGCGGATCACCTGGTTCATCAGTCGAGGTTCGTGAGGTTAGGACAGCGACGCTGTCGCCGTGATCGAGCAGGGATTTCTCGATACCGAACAGGACCCGCATTGCCCCGCCACGCATCTGATACAGTTGGTGGACGAGCAACACTCTCATCCCGGTGTCTCCCCTCCAAGCAGCGCATCGACCGTCAGATCGACCGACTCCTCAAAAGAGAAACGCGGGGTCCAACCGCTGGAGCGCAGCATCCCGACATCTGCCACAAGCACCTCTGGCTCCCCTTTTCTTCGAGGTAAGGCGCCGAAGCCCAGCCGCTCCAACCCATCCAGACGTCTACCGACCCGCTCTGCGATCCAGCGAACCGAACGTCCTTCTCCACGTCCGATGTTGACGGCGCGACCGTGCAGGGGCGGGGTCGTTGCGAGATGGAACAGCGCCCTCACGACGTCTTCCACATGAAGAACGTCCCTTACCTGTGTTCCGTCAGAGAGCTCGGCGATGCCGCCGCCTACCAAGTTGCCCACGATCGAGGGGATGAGTCGGTGGCCCGGTTCTCCAGGGCCCATCACGCCGAAAAGGCGGGCTCTCACCGATCTCTTCGTTTCAATCCGCGAGTCCAGCGATTCGAGCAACGAATCAGCGGCGTTCTTGCTCCAGGCATACAAGGTCCGATCCGTCCGCGCGCCATCTTTCTCGCTGATGGGCTTCTCGCTGCCCTGGTATTGCGACATGGAACCAGCCTGCACCAGGGTGCAGCCGGGGTTCATCAGCGCGTGCAGATGACCGGGAAGCCGCACGTTCAGATCCACGAAGTCACAAGTGCTCTCCGAAGAAGTAGGGCTGATTCCAATCGCAGCCAGGTTGACGATGTGCGTCGGCTGCGCGGCGGCCATCAGCGATTCGACCGCGCCAGCTGATCTCAGATCGGCCTCGCAGTATTTCTCGTTTGGTGACGGGTGTGGCTTGCCAGTAACGGTGGATGGCTCGATCGCGCACACGACCTCTTCGCCATACTGCCGGAGGAGCGATCGCAGATGCCTGCCGATGAAACCGTCGGCGCCCGTTATCAACCAGCGTCGTTGTTCTCGCCCCATCAAGTGTTCCTAACTGACATTCATGTACTTGTTGATCTGCTCCACGGAAGTGCTTTCCATGGCTCCAGGCGAGAAACCCTTTTCAAGCGCCATACGATACCAGTCCGCGGTCCATGCGACAGCGGTGCGCGTTTCCAGCCTGGGTTTCCATCCCAGGCGTTGTCTGGCGCGCTCACTGCTGAGCCTTAGCAACCTGGCTTCGTGAGGGGGCTCGCC
Coding sequences within:
- a CDS encoding DUF4276 family protein: MKIALVVEGKTERVFLPHLKRLLEARLEGRMPRIDPLSYDGRIPTGGKLRRLVEGLLRDGADHVIALTDVYTGSRPPAFEDARDAAAKMREWVGGEPRFHPHAAQYDFEAWLLPYWPSIQHLAGSNKSAPKGSPEQVNHEKPPAHRIKEVFRTGKKRKSYIKPRDAGRILRDNDLSAAVSQCVELKSLVNTILTLCGGESIP
- a CDS encoding AAA family ATPase, producing MLKMNRIHIQGFRRLMDVDIEMRPIMVLLGANGVGKSSLLDAFSLLSASAGGKLNGTLNGMGGLASLSTRDRARSISFQLSMSVPNDEPLDYALELSPKETGYSISRETLTQARQGYEQPFKHIDSVDGDIKYYKVDGKGLVRPDWEHSPLETSLFQVPKMFKYPEELRRLMASATKYHVLDVGPRAPVKTPQQMKPAILPGADGEDLVPYLYYLRESDPDRYEAIEDTLKAAFGEFDALGFPPVAAGMLAMTWKDKSFGKPFYAHELSEGTLRFLWLVALLQSPGLSTVTMIDEPEVSLHPEQLSIIAEVMREASARTQLVVATHSDRLVRFLKPEEVVVMDVCEDGSATARWADSMDLDGWLEDYGLDEVWRMGRMGGRS
- a CDS encoding glycosyltransferase family 4 protein: MRVLLVHQLYQMRGGAMRVLFGIEKSLLDHGDSVAVLTSRTSTDEPGDPRSVHFRVDGFDSTVFDGAALSNRLKWAAYGIYSFPARRAVREAVREFRPDVAIVLKPEYQLTPSVLQELSSCRLPVVQWLVDYRPWCTQGQFYNIKEKTVCTRCAGGLHFHGARFVCDRRLSWSVYGAIARTLTTSLMRVPWTPTIYVVPTEANREFVSATVGIEKTRIRVLPHPLNVSAIRTGRGFGEGPILFYGGIVPPKGVWTLVGALRHLPGEKLFVAGVTVETQLAGFRRQVVEYGLTDRIEIDTQIRWGGRLRELIRSSRLVVNPSEWVDALDYTTLESMALGKPVLVGDSGGNANFVTAGEDGFVFKSGDEQALADAMRSALISPEKLDEMGRAARATVTRRLDGEVFYSGLREVIEEACGRHTPNRSK
- a CDS encoding NAD-dependent epimerase/dehydratase; this encodes MGREQRRWLITGADGFIGRHLRSLLRQYGEEVVCAIEPSTVTGKPHPSPNEKYCEADLRSAGAVESLMAAAQPTHIVNLAAIGISPTSSESTCDFVDLNVRLPGHLHALMNPGCTLVQAGSMSQYQGSEKPISEKDGARTDRTLYAWSKNAADSLLESLDSRIETKRSVRARLFGVMGPGEPGHRLIPSIVGNLVGGGIAELSDGTQVRDVLHVEDVVRALFHLATTPPLHGRAVNIGRGEGRSVRWIAERVGRRLDGLERLGFGALPRRKGEPEVLVADVGMLRSSGWTPRFSFEESVDLTVDALLGGETPG